From Phaeocystidibacter marisrubri, the proteins below share one genomic window:
- the lpxK gene encoding tetraacyldisaccharide 4'-kinase: MRRPLLLPFVPLYWIATSVRNSLFDLGILRSKSFPIPIICMGNISAGGTGKTPHTEWILHQFSEKYKIAVLSRGYGRKTKGYLEATPNSTAREIGDEPLQIAQRFPHVKVVVCEDRVNGVNQLLQDKNAPDVIVLDDAFQHRYVHAGLNWVLTPYNDLFTKDFLLPAGNLREDVRALERADIITVTKCPHKLNQEEREILRKEINPTDVHTLSMSRMTYLPLTNAQNHSVQNPKSALVVTGIASPDHLINHLIDRGVEVHSLRFKDHRDYTHSDAQRMINAFENSNVECIITTRKDFVRWPSNAELDAIPTYIQDISIEMDEDSGVIYRIIDRFISDFQA; encoded by the coding sequence ATGCGAAGACCACTGCTTCTACCCTTTGTACCCCTTTACTGGATTGCAACTTCTGTTCGCAACTCCCTGTTCGACTTGGGAATACTTCGCTCTAAGTCATTCCCCATTCCCATCATTTGTATGGGAAACATATCTGCGGGTGGCACGGGAAAAACACCTCACACCGAGTGGATTCTACATCAATTTTCTGAAAAATATAAAATTGCTGTTTTGAGCAGGGGGTATGGCAGAAAAACCAAGGGTTACCTCGAAGCTACTCCTAATAGCACCGCTAGAGAAATCGGAGATGAACCACTTCAAATCGCGCAGCGCTTCCCCCATGTTAAGGTGGTTGTTTGCGAAGATCGAGTGAATGGTGTGAATCAATTACTTCAAGATAAAAATGCCCCCGATGTAATTGTATTAGATGATGCATTCCAACATCGCTATGTGCATGCAGGATTGAATTGGGTTCTCACTCCGTACAACGACTTATTCACCAAAGATTTTCTACTGCCCGCAGGAAACTTGCGTGAAGATGTGCGAGCCTTGGAAAGAGCGGATATCATCACCGTGACCAAGTGTCCACATAAACTGAATCAAGAGGAGCGTGAAATTCTACGCAAGGAGATTAATCCTACGGATGTCCACACTCTGTCCATGAGTAGAATGACCTACCTCCCCCTCACCAATGCGCAGAATCACAGCGTGCAGAACCCCAAATCAGCATTGGTAGTAACGGGTATTGCGAGTCCAGATCACCTCATCAACCACCTCATAGATCGAGGTGTTGAAGTTCATTCCCTTCGATTCAAAGATCATCGGGATTATACCCATTCCGATGCTCAGAGGATGATCAATGCATTTGAAAACAGCAATGTAGAATGTATCATTACCACCCGTAAAGACTTTGTTCGCTGGCCTTCCAATGCTGAGTTAGATGCCATTCCCACTTACATTCAAGACATCTCCATTGAGATGGATGAAGATTCTGGCGTTATTTACAGAATCATCGATCGATTTATTTCTGACTTTCAGGCCTAA
- the miaA gene encoding tRNA (adenosine(37)-N6)-dimethylallyltransferase MiaA, translating into MSKPTLIAVLGPTASGKTEWAIQLAEHFGSEILSCDSRQFYRELKIGVARPSEEELARAVHHFIADRSIETPLSAGEYEREALAKLDMLFSKNPVQIVVGGSGLFAKALMEGFDDMPEVDPSIRERLNAEFAQNGIDPLREMLLKLDPEHAKRVDLHNHQRVIRALEICLQTGKPYSVFRSKKRTSRPFDVIKIAPDWEREILYERINTRVDLMVSEGLEEEARSVLPFRHFTALQTVGYREWFDHFDGLMDRETCIAKIKQNSRNYAKRQLTWNRKESDLRLFNPTDFDEALVTIESKLR; encoded by the coding sequence ATGTCGAAACCAACGCTCATTGCAGTACTAGGCCCAACCGCTTCTGGAAAAACCGAATGGGCCATACAATTGGCAGAACACTTCGGGTCAGAAATTCTCTCGTGTGATTCTCGTCAATTCTATCGTGAGCTCAAAATTGGTGTTGCCCGCCCATCCGAAGAAGAATTGGCCAGAGCTGTTCATCATTTCATTGCCGACCGCTCCATTGAAACACCGCTATCTGCAGGCGAGTACGAACGTGAGGCACTAGCTAAGCTCGATATGCTATTCTCCAAAAACCCTGTCCAGATTGTAGTTGGAGGAAGTGGACTCTTTGCCAAAGCGTTGATGGAGGGGTTTGATGACATGCCTGAAGTTGATCCTTCCATTCGCGAACGACTCAATGCGGAATTTGCCCAAAACGGAATCGATCCATTGCGTGAGATGTTACTCAAATTAGATCCCGAACATGCTAAACGGGTGGATTTGCACAACCACCAAAGAGTGATCAGAGCCCTAGAAATCTGTCTTCAAACCGGAAAGCCTTACTCCGTTTTCCGCAGTAAAAAGCGTACAAGTAGGCCTTTTGACGTGATTAAAATCGCTCCGGATTGGGAGAGAGAAATTCTGTATGAGCGCATCAACACAAGAGTAGATCTCATGGTTTCTGAGGGATTGGAAGAAGAAGCTCGTTCAGTTCTACCCTTCCGACACTTTACGGCATTGCAAACGGTGGGGTACCGCGAGTGGTTTGACCATTTTGACGGATTGATGGATCGAGAAACCTGCATAGCCAAGATAAAACAGAACAGCAGAAACTACGCGAAGCGTCAGCTCACATGGAATCGCAAAGAGAGCGATCTACGTCTCTTTAATCCTACGGATTTCGATGAAGCATTAGTAACTATCGAATCTAAATTGCGCTAA
- a CDS encoding YfbK domain-containing protein: protein MRKLLALFLTLLTTLAIAQTGKLNGVVCDQNNKEPLVGVRLMLIQNNTMSDGVVTDFEGKFLFENISAGKYTLRVTHIGYESKDITDIIIKPGQLTKKDVELAPEELSIELLEVVEDDIEISEFGYNAPVYAHRNRTSNEEQREQYNRNLPAGFQSIGYAPLSTFSMDVDRASYTNVKRMIEEGTPVPTDAVRSEEFINAFRYSVKEPGEDDVFGFTTELTQCPWNADHQILRVSLATENVRTDDLPPSNMVFLIDVSGSMMGPDRIGLIKKALIMVTDQLRDQDRVSIVTYAGSTRVVLASTPGTEKDKIYNAIQDLSASGSTNGAGGIQLAYQQAQEGFIESGSNRILLCTDGDFNVGISTQSELIKMISEKRKTNIFLSVVGFGSGNYQEGTMEQLANNGNGNFNYVRDLYDAKRIFVEEFGGTFFTVAKDAKIQVEFNPLFVKQYRLIGYENRMLKDEDFDNDEVDGGEVGINHQVTAIYEIVPGDGSSQSNLQYQSSSPTGNTEEIASVSIRYKSPNGHISAIESLPISNRVEDKMSTDQLFALSVASFAGLLREDDNFRIELPEIIELAVNGKGRDENGERSDFIQLMRLYQNLQASAHTD from the coding sequence ATGAGAAAACTACTCGCACTATTCCTCACCCTTCTTACCACACTAGCTATAGCACAAACTGGCAAACTCAATGGTGTGGTATGTGATCAAAACAACAAAGAACCTCTGGTTGGGGTTCGACTAATGCTCATACAAAACAATACCATGAGCGATGGAGTTGTCACTGATTTTGAAGGTAAATTCCTTTTTGAAAACATCTCTGCCGGAAAGTATACCCTGCGTGTAACCCACATCGGCTACGAATCCAAAGACATCACTGACATCATCATTAAACCTGGCCAGTTAACGAAAAAAGACGTTGAACTCGCACCTGAAGAGCTTTCCATTGAACTACTAGAAGTTGTTGAAGATGACATTGAAATTAGCGAGTTCGGCTATAATGCTCCAGTGTATGCGCATAGAAATAGAACCTCAAACGAAGAACAGCGCGAGCAATACAATCGCAACCTACCCGCTGGATTTCAAAGCATAGGCTACGCACCTCTCTCTACCTTTTCCATGGATGTTGATCGCGCTTCCTATACCAATGTTAAACGCATGATTGAAGAAGGGACTCCCGTTCCAACCGACGCCGTGCGATCTGAAGAGTTCATCAATGCATTCAGATACAGCGTAAAAGAACCGGGTGAAGACGATGTATTCGGATTTACAACGGAACTTACCCAGTGTCCGTGGAATGCAGATCATCAAATCCTCAGAGTGAGTTTAGCAACCGAAAATGTAAGGACAGATGACCTCCCTCCTTCTAACATGGTATTTCTAATTGATGTTTCTGGCTCCATGATGGGCCCTGATCGAATCGGCCTGATCAAGAAAGCGCTGATTATGGTGACTGACCAGTTGCGCGATCAAGACCGCGTTTCCATAGTGACTTATGCGGGAAGTACTCGCGTCGTTCTTGCCAGTACACCAGGAACCGAAAAAGACAAAATTTACAATGCGATTCAGGATTTATCTGCCTCTGGAAGCACCAACGGCGCAGGTGGAATTCAGTTGGCTTATCAGCAAGCACAAGAGGGATTTATTGAATCGGGGTCGAATCGTATACTTCTCTGTACAGACGGTGATTTCAATGTTGGTATCTCCACTCAAAGTGAACTCATTAAGATGATTTCTGAAAAGAGAAAAACAAACATCTTTCTTAGTGTGGTGGGCTTTGGTTCTGGAAATTACCAAGAAGGAACCATGGAGCAACTCGCCAACAATGGAAATGGCAACTTCAACTATGTGCGAGACTTATATGATGCCAAACGAATTTTCGTAGAAGAGTTTGGAGGCACCTTCTTTACGGTGGCCAAGGATGCAAAAATACAGGTGGAGTTCAACCCACTATTTGTGAAGCAATACCGCCTTATTGGTTACGAAAACCGGATGTTAAAGGATGAAGATTTCGACAACGATGAAGTAGATGGAGGCGAAGTGGGAATCAATCATCAAGTAACCGCAATCTATGAGATTGTTCCAGGAGATGGCAGCTCACAATCCAATCTCCAATATCAATCTTCTTCTCCTACTGGAAATACGGAAGAAATTGCCTCTGTTTCCATTCGATACAAATCTCCGAATGGACATATTAGCGCCATAGAAAGTCTCCCTATTTCAAATCGTGTTGAGGACAAAATGAGCACTGACCAATTGTTCGCTTTATCGGTTGCCTCTTTTGCAGGTCTTCTTCGTGAAGATGATAATTTCCGAATTGAACTACCTGAAATTATTGAACTAGCCGTAAACGGAAAAGGTCGAGATGAAAATGGAGAACGTTCAGACTTTATCCAGCTCATGCGACTTTATCAAAATCTTCAAGCCTCAGCTCATACCGACTAA
- a CDS encoding IS1096 element passenger TnpR family protein, which translates to MSTIHKLRVILDTKEDIFRDIDVPADHTLEQLHSAVLNAFGIEDGEMASFFHTDENWAQGEEIPMVDMGGHPDAASMAQVHVEDLLVRPADRLLYVYDYLNMWTFFVEFVSTFEAIEGEEYPSVSLTYGDTPKEAPSKDFGGDAGKSSGSGLFGDAFDEGEGDDEEYDGDLHEGEGMWE; encoded by the coding sequence ATGAGTACTATTCACAAACTACGCGTAATCCTCGACACCAAGGAAGACATCTTTAGAGACATCGATGTTCCTGCGGATCACACCTTAGAGCAGCTTCACTCAGCGGTCCTCAATGCTTTTGGGATTGAAGACGGTGAAATGGCTAGCTTCTTTCACACCGATGAGAATTGGGCACAGGGAGAGGAGATTCCAATGGTAGACATGGGTGGACATCCCGATGCAGCTAGCATGGCTCAAGTTCATGTGGAAGACCTTCTTGTTCGTCCGGCCGACCGACTTCTATATGTATATGATTACCTGAACATGTGGACTTTCTTCGTGGAATTCGTTTCCACCTTCGAAGCCATTGAAGGAGAAGAATACCCTTCTGTATCACTCACATACGGAGATACCCCTAAAGAAGCTCCATCCAAAGACTTTGGTGGTGATGCTGGAAAATCAAGTGGTAGCGGCCTATTTGGCGACGCATTTGACGAAGGTGAAGGTGACGACGAAGAATACGACGGCGACCTCCATGAAGGGGAAGGAATGTGGGAATAG
- a CDS encoding CCA tRNA nucleotidyltransferase: MEKAQDIAKFVDTSIFHVIGKCADELDMPCYVIGGYVRDRLLNRGNGKDIDVVVIGSGIDVAKRVAKALPGKNNLSVFKNFGTAQVKHGNLEIEFVGARKESYRADSRKPIVEDGTLSDDQNRRDFTINALAIGLSKGEYGKLLDPFDGLKDLKDGLIRTPLEPTITFSDDPLRMMRAVRFATQLNFTIVDESMKALASQASRLEIISMERIMDEFNKIMAAPQPSKGLALLYKTGLLEQFLPEMLALKGVEEVEGQTHKDNFWHTLEVVDNIATRTDDVWVRWAGLLHDIGKPRTKKFSKKVGWTFHGHEFLGSKMVPKIFKRLKLPMNDKMKFVQKLVKMSSRPIAVVSDDATDSAVRRLLFDAGDDIDSLMILCEADITTKNPKKKKRYLKNYDVVRNKMVEVEEKDRLRNWQPPISGDEIMKAFQMNPGPEIGQIKDAIREAILEGDIPNEHEAAHAFMISKGVEMGLKPAE, encoded by the coding sequence ATGGAGAAAGCTCAAGACATTGCCAAATTTGTAGACACGTCCATCTTTCACGTTATTGGAAAGTGTGCGGATGAACTCGACATGCCTTGTTATGTAATTGGCGGATATGTCCGAGATCGGTTGCTAAATCGCGGCAATGGAAAAGACATTGATGTTGTGGTCATTGGCTCGGGAATTGACGTAGCGAAACGAGTAGCGAAAGCGCTTCCGGGTAAGAACAATCTCAGTGTATTCAAGAATTTTGGAACAGCTCAAGTCAAGCACGGCAATCTCGAAATTGAATTTGTAGGTGCCCGAAAGGAAAGCTATCGCGCTGATTCGCGCAAACCCATTGTGGAAGACGGCACTTTATCCGACGATCAAAATCGCAGAGACTTTACCATAAATGCGCTGGCAATTGGGTTGAGTAAAGGTGAGTACGGAAAACTCCTTGATCCTTTTGATGGACTAAAGGACCTGAAAGACGGTCTGATTCGTACACCACTTGAACCGACGATTACTTTCTCTGACGATCCGCTTCGAATGATGCGTGCCGTTCGCTTTGCAACGCAATTGAACTTTACCATTGTGGACGAAAGCATGAAAGCCCTAGCTTCTCAAGCTTCTCGATTGGAAATTATTTCCATGGAGAGAATCATGGATGAATTCAATAAAATAATGGCAGCTCCTCAACCGAGCAAAGGGCTTGCTCTTCTCTATAAAACGGGCCTACTCGAACAATTTCTTCCCGAAATGCTAGCTTTAAAAGGCGTGGAGGAAGTTGAAGGACAAACGCATAAAGACAACTTCTGGCACACTCTAGAAGTTGTAGACAATATCGCCACACGAACCGATGACGTTTGGGTCCGATGGGCTGGATTGCTACACGACATTGGAAAACCTCGAACCAAGAAGTTTTCAAAAAAGGTGGGATGGACCTTTCACGGTCATGAGTTTTTGGGAAGTAAAATGGTTCCAAAAATCTTCAAACGCCTTAAACTACCAATGAACGACAAAATGAAATTCGTTCAGAAATTGGTAAAAATGAGCTCTCGTCCTATTGCCGTGGTCAGCGATGACGCTACAGATTCCGCCGTACGACGATTACTCTTTGATGCGGGAGACGATATAGATTCTTTGATGATTTTGTGCGAAGCCGATATCACTACAAAGAATCCGAAAAAGAAGAAGCGATACCTCAAGAACTATGATGTAGTTCGAAACAAAATGGTTGAAGTTGAGGAAAAAGATCGCCTGAGAAACTGGCAACCACCTATTTCTGGAGATGAAATAATGAAGGCATTCCAAATGAATCCGGGACCTGAAATCGGACAAATTAAGGATGCCATTCGCGAAGCAATATTAGAAGGAGATATTCCCAATGAACACGAAGCAGCCCATGCTTTTATGATTTCAAAAGGAGTAGAAATGGGGTTAAAACCCGCTGAATAA
- a CDS encoding glycosyltransferase family 4 protein: MASKRPIIWIDTYRTKVPNSGLGQFSMRFAEYAVEKGSDEFQFEIFGWGAPEHLFADNAKKAKWHHRYLRSGSTADLWHSLYQLPSHKPPRNTKWLLTVHDLNFLYEKSPAKAAKYQKRLGAEVKKADYITCISEFTKGDLLKVFPQVGRKVSVIHNGVELQSNVVSQPLKGFNPEIPFFFSIGIFNPKKNFHLLVEVMLSFPDYHLVLAGDSSTSYGAEVKAEIEKYGLSRRVHLPGKISEGEKDWCYRNASAVLFPSFAEGFGMPPIEAMSVGTPVFLSRATSLPEIGGEVAYYFEKMTASSMAHKIKSGLDAFSKDANAAEKLKDRASKFTWDEAMKNYLDLYREILL; the protein is encoded by the coding sequence TTGGCATCGAAAAGACCTATTATTTGGATTGATACGTATCGAACAAAGGTTCCAAATTCCGGTCTGGGGCAGTTTTCTATGCGCTTTGCCGAATACGCCGTAGAGAAGGGGAGTGATGAGTTTCAATTCGAAATTTTCGGATGGGGAGCTCCAGAACATCTGTTTGCTGATAATGCGAAGAAGGCGAAGTGGCATCATCGGTATTTGCGATCGGGAAGTACGGCGGATTTATGGCACAGTTTGTACCAACTTCCTTCGCATAAACCACCGCGTAATACGAAGTGGTTGCTCACGGTTCACGATTTGAATTTCTTGTATGAAAAGTCTCCTGCAAAAGCCGCGAAGTACCAAAAACGCTTAGGAGCTGAAGTGAAGAAGGCGGATTACATCACTTGTATTTCTGAATTTACCAAGGGAGATTTGCTCAAAGTGTTTCCACAAGTAGGACGAAAAGTGAGCGTCATTCACAATGGAGTAGAGTTGCAGTCAAATGTTGTTTCTCAACCCTTGAAAGGTTTCAACCCTGAAATTCCCTTCTTTTTTAGCATTGGCATTTTCAACCCCAAGAAGAATTTCCACTTATTGGTGGAAGTTATGTTGTCTTTTCCTGATTACCACTTGGTTTTAGCTGGAGATTCATCCACCTCCTATGGTGCAGAAGTGAAGGCAGAAATTGAGAAGTACGGACTTTCGAGAAGAGTTCATTTGCCGGGCAAAATCAGCGAAGGCGAAAAAGATTGGTGCTATAGAAATGCGTCGGCAGTACTGTTTCCCTCCTTTGCCGAAGGATTTGGAATGCCACCAATTGAGGCGATGTCGGTTGGTACTCCCGTGTTTTTGAGTAGAGCCACCAGTTTGCCCGAAATAGGAGGAGAGGTGGCTTACTACTTTGAAAAGATGACCGCTTCAAGCATGGCCCACAAGATCAAATCGGGGTTAGACGCATTCTCTAAAGATGCAAATGCCGCTGAAAAGTTAAAAGATCGTGCGAGCAAGTTCACTTGGGACGAAGCCATGAAGAACTATCTAGACTTGTATCGAGAAATTCTACTCTAG
- a CDS encoding glycosyltransferase family 2 protein, translating to MTPITAIIPTYNEEVCIRKSLESVLWADEVIVVDSFSTDRTESIVREYDKVKFIQHEYKNSTSQKNWIIPQAENDWVFILDADEWVEEDAIAELREMANNPSEYVAFRSLRTNYFMDKPVNHVWKGDSVIRLINKNKCRYEDKEVHGEILANGPVKTLQHPIQHDTYRGKGYDSFMLKSLRYSTWSAMDKIDKTPKVTGFHFIIKPFFTFFKHYVLKGGFKDGTPGLILSCLNAWNVFQRYVKVYRMHRGETFQKELFK from the coding sequence ATGACTCCCATTACTGCCATCATTCCCACATACAACGAAGAGGTTTGTATCCGCAAATCCCTAGAATCTGTTCTTTGGGCTGATGAAGTGATTGTGGTAGACTCCTTCAGCACAGATCGTACGGAATCCATTGTTCGCGAATACGACAAGGTGAAGTTCATTCAACACGAATACAAAAACTCCACCTCACAGAAGAACTGGATTATTCCCCAAGCGGAGAATGATTGGGTGTTCATCCTAGATGCAGATGAATGGGTAGAAGAAGATGCCATTGCGGAACTGCGCGAAATGGCAAACAACCCCAGCGAATACGTCGCCTTTAGATCACTGCGCACCAATTACTTCATGGACAAACCCGTGAACCACGTTTGGAAGGGAGATTCGGTAATTCGATTGATCAACAAGAACAAATGTAGATACGAAGACAAGGAGGTTCACGGTGAAATACTGGCTAATGGTCCAGTTAAAACTCTTCAACACCCTATTCAACACGACACATATAGAGGAAAAGGATACGATTCATTCATGTTGAAATCACTGCGTTACAGCACGTGGTCTGCTATGGATAAAATCGACAAGACTCCCAAAGTGACTGGATTTCACTTTATCATTAAGCCCTTCTTCACCTTCTTCAAGCACTATGTATTAAAAGGTGGATTCAAGGATGGAACTCCGGGCTTAATCCTTTCCTGTTTGAACGCTTGGAACGTTTTTCAGCGATATGTGAAAGTTTACCGAATGCACAGAGGTGAAACCTTCCAAAAAGAACTATTCAAGTAA
- a CDS encoding glycosyltransferase family 4 protein — protein MKIGFDAKRCFRNTTGLGNYSRHIVDMLATAPEEFDLHLYTPKTGSAYPSPPKNAHIHTPSGIWKGPLGSVWRTTQLASEAASDHIDIFHGLSNELPIGLHKKGIASVVTIHDLIFERYPSFYKTADRKIYRKKFYHAAHSADIVVAISEQTKFDLMEFYKVPESKIEVIYQDCNPVFDTNFSEEELSKITRDYNLPSEFILQVGTLEQRKNVGTTVRMLAHIPEIPLVLVGRSTPYFEALMKEAELGGYSDRIHHIRVDGMRDLVAFYQMATVFVYPSIFEGFGIPIIEALRSKTPVVTTNSGVFPEAGGPDSLYINPEDEEELANSVQLLLNDSDLRQSAVDAGYTFAEKFRTSQLLSEWTTLYKRLKK, from the coding sequence ATGAAAATAGGTTTTGACGCAAAGAGGTGTTTTAGAAATACCACCGGACTTGGAAATTATAGTCGGCATATTGTAGATATGCTAGCTACTGCTCCGGAGGAATTTGACCTTCACCTCTATACGCCCAAAACCGGAAGCGCCTACCCATCACCGCCGAAGAATGCACACATCCATACTCCATCAGGAATTTGGAAAGGTCCACTCGGTTCCGTGTGGAGGACTACCCAATTGGCAAGTGAGGCCGCCTCAGATCACATCGATATCTTTCATGGGTTGAGCAATGAACTTCCGATTGGTCTTCACAAAAAAGGAATTGCGTCTGTAGTGACCATTCACGATTTGATTTTTGAGCGATATCCGAGTTTCTATAAAACCGCTGATCGAAAGATCTATCGGAAGAAGTTCTACCATGCCGCTCATAGTGCAGACATAGTTGTAGCTATCAGCGAACAAACGAAGTTCGATTTGATGGAATTTTACAAGGTTCCAGAATCGAAGATTGAAGTTATTTACCAAGATTGTAACCCCGTATTTGACACGAACTTCAGTGAAGAGGAACTCTCGAAAATCACCCGAGATTACAACTTGCCTTCGGAGTTTATCCTCCAAGTAGGGACCCTCGAGCAAAGGAAAAATGTGGGAACAACAGTACGAATGCTAGCTCACATTCCTGAAATCCCATTGGTACTCGTTGGTCGCTCTACACCTTACTTTGAAGCCTTGATGAAAGAGGCGGAACTGGGGGGATATTCCGATCGAATTCACCACATCCGTGTGGATGGTATGCGAGATTTAGTGGCCTTTTATCAAATGGCTACCGTTTTTGTCTATCCTTCAATTTTCGAAGGATTCGGCATTCCGATTATTGAAGCCCTTCGATCTAAAACACCAGTAGTTACAACTAACAGTGGTGTTTTCCCAGAAGCCGGAGGCCCAGATTCTCTGTATATCAATCCAGAAGATGAAGAAGAACTGGCCAATTCCGTTCAGCTTCTGCTCAATGATTCCGACCTCAGACAATCTGCCGTTGACGCGGGATATACATTTGCCGAGAAGTTCCGTACTTCGCAACTGCTTTCAGAATGGACCACCCTTTATAAGCGATTGAAAAAATAG
- a CDS encoding 2,3,4,5-tetrahydropyridine-2,6-dicarboxylate N-succinyltransferase, translating to MIDTLQQKIEAAWVNRDLLQNSETQDAIRKVVELLDSGELRTAEPTNDGWKVNEWVKKGVILYFPIQKMETIEVGPFEFHDKIALKKDYAAKGVRVVPHAIARYGSYVSKGVIMMPSYVNIGAYVDEGTMVDTWATVGSCAQIGKNVHLSGGVGIGGVLEPVQASPVIIEDNCFIGSRCIVVEGVHVESEAVLGANVVLTASTRIIDVTGNEPVEIRGRVPARSVVIPGTTTKKFPAGEYQVPCALIIGKRKPSTDLKTSLNDALREYNVAV from the coding sequence ATGATTGATACACTTCAACAAAAGATAGAAGCCGCTTGGGTAAACAGAGATCTTCTCCAAAACTCAGAAACACAAGACGCGATTCGAAAAGTAGTTGAATTGTTAGATAGCGGTGAACTTCGCACTGCTGAACCGACTAACGACGGCTGGAAGGTGAACGAATGGGTGAAAAAAGGAGTGATTCTCTACTTCCCTATTCAAAAAATGGAAACCATCGAGGTGGGTCCATTCGAGTTCCATGACAAAATCGCATTGAAAAAAGACTACGCAGCTAAAGGAGTTCGCGTTGTTCCTCATGCCATTGCTCGCTACGGATCATATGTATCTAAAGGAGTGATTATGATGCCAAGCTACGTGAACATTGGCGCCTACGTAGACGAAGGCACGATGGTAGATACGTGGGCTACAGTGGGTTCATGTGCTCAAATTGGAAAGAACGTTCACCTCAGCGGAGGTGTTGGAATTGGTGGAGTTCTTGAGCCAGTTCAAGCTTCTCCTGTTATTATTGAAGATAACTGCTTCATCGGTTCTCGATGTATTGTAGTGGAAGGTGTGCACGTGGAAAGCGAAGCTGTTCTCGGTGCTAATGTTGTCCTAACGGCTTCTACCCGCATCATCGACGTAACGGGTAATGAACCTGTTGAAATTCGTGGAAGAGTTCCAGCGCGATCTGTCGTAATACCAGGTACAACCACGAAAAAATTCCCAGCAGGAGAATATCAAGTACCTTGTGCGCTTATTATCGGAAAGCGCAAGCCTTCAACAGATTTGAAGACTTCTCTAAATGATGCGCTACGCGAGTATAACGTTGCCGTTTGA
- the ruvX gene encoding Holliday junction resolvase RuvX, protein MGKLLAFDIGERRTGIAESDPMKIIASPVGYVETSTLLDWLTSHLSNNEVETLVVGKPIRMHGVPSDVETFISELIVKVQSAHPNLSIEREDERFTSRMAQRAMIDGGMKKQKRKEKGMVDQISAVLILQSFMNRGPSF, encoded by the coding sequence ATGGGTAAATTATTGGCATTTGATATCGGCGAACGCAGAACGGGAATCGCAGAAAGTGATCCGATGAAAATTATTGCATCTCCCGTAGGCTACGTGGAAACCTCAACGCTTCTCGACTGGCTGACATCGCACTTATCCAACAACGAAGTTGAAACCCTGGTCGTTGGTAAACCTATTCGAATGCACGGTGTGCCTTCCGACGTAGAGACGTTTATTTCAGAGCTCATTGTCAAGGTGCAATCTGCCCACCCTAATCTTTCTATAGAACGTGAAGATGAGCGCTTTACATCAAGAATGGCTCAACGCGCAATGATTGATGGGGGAATGAAAAAACAGAAGAGAAAAGAAAAGGGAATGGTCGACCAGATTTCCGCAGTACTCATCCTGCAATCGTTTATGAATAGAGGACCATCCTTTTGA
- the def gene encoding peptide deformylase, whose protein sequence is MILPIVAYGDPVLKKRGEDLEKNDPELPKLIEDMYETMYNAHGVGLAAPQVGKSLRLFVVDASGFVEEGDEEYETLKDFKKAFINPEILNEEGEEWAFSEGCLSIPDIHEDVYRHETLRIRYFDENWVEHEEELSGLAARVVQHEYDHIEGVLFVEHLSPLRRRMIKGKLQNISKGKIKVDYRMKFPKK, encoded by the coding sequence ATGATTTTACCGATTGTAGCATATGGTGATCCTGTTCTGAAAAAGAGAGGAGAGGATTTGGAAAAGAACGATCCAGAGTTGCCTAAGCTAATTGAAGATATGTACGAGACCATGTACAACGCACATGGTGTTGGGTTGGCGGCACCCCAAGTGGGAAAGTCACTTCGACTATTCGTTGTAGATGCCAGTGGTTTTGTAGAAGAGGGAGATGAGGAATACGAGACACTCAAAGACTTTAAGAAAGCCTTTATCAATCCAGAGATTCTGAATGAAGAAGGAGAAGAATGGGCTTTTTCTGAAGGTTGTTTAAGCATTCCTGATATTCATGAAGATGTCTATCGCCATGAGACATTACGCATTCGCTACTTCGATGAGAATTGGGTTGAACACGAAGAAGAGCTGAGCGGTTTAGCTGCTCGGGTGGTTCAACATGAATACGATCACATTGAAGGAGTTTTGTTTGTGGAGCACTTGTCACCATTGAGAAGACGTATGATTAAAGGCAAGCTACAGAACATCTCGAAAGGGAAAATCAAAGTGGATTACCGAATGAAATTCCCAAAAAAATGA